From Leptospira stimsonii, a single genomic window includes:
- a CDS encoding SDR family NAD(P)-dependent oxidoreductase translates to METLLKGKRALVTGSTAGIGFAIAKQLLNEGAIVFINGRTESRVDQAIEQLKKEIPNADVKGLIADFGKKQEIDSILKELPEVDILINNVGIFEPKDFLEIPDEDWFRFLEINLLSGVRLSRFYLPKMLKKNWGRILFISSESGVQIPEEMIHYGVTKSAQISLARGLAELTKGTNVTVNSVLPGPTRSEGVGGFIENLAKNQNVSTETVENDFFKNARPSSLLQRFESVDEIANLVTYLSSHLSSGTNGAAMRVDGGVVKSAF, encoded by the coding sequence ATGGAAACGTTGTTAAAAGGTAAAAGAGCTCTTGTTACGGGCTCCACGGCAGGAATCGGATTCGCGATCGCAAAACAACTGCTAAACGAAGGTGCAATCGTATTCATCAACGGAAGAACGGAATCGAGAGTAGATCAAGCGATTGAACAACTGAAAAAAGAGATCCCAAACGCGGATGTAAAAGGTTTGATTGCCGACTTCGGAAAAAAACAAGAAATTGATTCGATTCTTAAGGAATTACCAGAGGTAGATATTCTCATAAATAATGTGGGGATTTTTGAACCGAAAGACTTTCTCGAAATTCCGGATGAAGACTGGTTTCGTTTTTTGGAGATTAATTTATTAAGCGGAGTTAGGCTTTCAAGATTCTATCTCCCGAAAATGTTGAAGAAAAATTGGGGAAGAATTCTTTTTATTTCAAGCGAATCCGGAGTTCAAATTCCTGAAGAGATGATTCACTATGGCGTTACGAAAAGCGCACAGATTTCACTCGCGAGAGGACTCGCCGAACTTACAAAGGGAACTAACGTTACCGTCAATTCCGTTCTTCCGGGGCCAACTCGTTCCGAAGGTGTGGGAGGGTTTATTGAAAATCTCGCTAAGAATCAAAACGTTTCAACAGAAACCGTAGAGAACGATTTTTTTAAAAACGCTCGTCCATCTTCTCTTCTTCAAAGATTTGAAAGTGTCGACGAAATCGCGAATTTGGTCACGTATCTTTCGAGTCACTTGTCCTCCGGCACGAATGGCGCGGCGATGCGCGTAGACGGCGGAGTTGTAAAGTCGGCGTTTTAA
- the rimO gene encoding 30S ribosomal protein S12 methylthiotransferase RimO — MEKKFFITTLGCPKNTADSMSMHHSLLEEGFVPATLPEESDFHFINTCTFIQSATEETIQTILSAAQVKKQNHQKLVVVGCFAERYPDNISAEIPEVDLFFGTGKYNQAGKLLREKFPDLSPPKLEFNEDILERLKLSAGIENYSKPYAYVKVSDGCNRGCSFCIIPSFRGKFKESPVEDIIRDADRAIRAGAKEICLVSQDTVYYGRDSEVLLDMVRKVSEIEALKILRLLYLYPDKKTEKLIRLMGQTPKIAPYLESPLQHVSSKILKSMNRAGESSYFKDLFSLAREVKPGLEIRTSFIIGYPGEEPDDVDQVLRFIEETRPEKVNLFSYSPQEGTKGAEVKQTVSEKEKSKRINLIRDAHLAILEEIHEARIGQTYDAIVDNIEDGQAVVRRLQDAPEMDEVVYVDDPSLIPGTLGKVRIDSFYEYDMNGTWVFE; from the coding sequence TTGGAAAAGAAATTCTTCATCACCACCTTAGGATGTCCGAAAAATACGGCGGACTCCATGAGTATGCATCATTCTCTTCTGGAAGAGGGATTTGTTCCCGCTACACTTCCGGAAGAATCCGATTTTCATTTTATCAATACCTGTACCTTCATCCAATCCGCGACCGAAGAAACGATTCAAACGATTCTTTCCGCGGCTCAGGTCAAAAAACAAAATCATCAAAAACTCGTCGTCGTGGGTTGTTTTGCGGAACGTTATCCGGATAATATCAGCGCCGAAATTCCGGAAGTGGATCTCTTTTTTGGAACGGGAAAATACAACCAAGCGGGAAAACTTCTCAGAGAAAAGTTCCCCGATCTTTCTCCTCCAAAATTGGAATTCAACGAAGACATTTTGGAAAGACTCAAACTTTCCGCGGGCATCGAAAACTATTCCAAACCGTATGCGTATGTAAAAGTTTCCGACGGTTGCAACCGAGGATGTTCTTTTTGTATCATTCCTTCCTTTCGCGGGAAGTTCAAAGAATCACCGGTGGAAGATATCATTCGCGACGCGGATCGTGCGATTCGCGCGGGAGCCAAAGAGATCTGTCTCGTTTCCCAAGACACGGTTTATTATGGAAGAGATTCGGAAGTTCTTCTGGATATGGTCCGCAAAGTTTCGGAAATCGAGGCGCTCAAGATTCTAAGATTGTTGTATTTGTATCCGGACAAAAAAACGGAGAAACTCATTCGTCTGATGGGTCAAACTCCGAAGATCGCTCCTTATCTGGAATCTCCGCTCCAACACGTTTCTTCCAAAATTCTAAAGAGTATGAATCGCGCCGGAGAAAGTTCCTACTTCAAGGATCTTTTTTCACTCGCAAGAGAAGTCAAACCCGGTCTGGAGATTCGTACTTCGTTTATCATCGGTTATCCGGGAGAAGAACCGGATGACGTGGATCAGGTTCTTCGTTTTATCGAAGAGACAAGACCCGAAAAGGTGAACTTATTTTCTTATTCTCCGCAGGAAGGAACCAAAGGCGCCGAGGTCAAACAGACCGTATCCGAAAAAGAAAAATCGAAACGAATCAATCTGATCCGAGACGCGCACCTCGCGATCTTGGAAGAAATTCACGAAGCAAGAATCGGTCAGACCTACGACGCGATCGTCGACAATATCGAAGACGGTCAAGCGGTGGTAAGAAGACTTCAAGACGCTCCGGAAATGGACGAGGTCGTTTATGTGGACGATCCTTCTCTGATTCCGGGAACTCTTGGAAAAGTCAGGATCGATTCTTTTTACGAATATGACATGAACGGAACCTGGGTTTTTGAATGA
- a CDS encoding LLM class flavin-dependent oxidoreductase, translating into MKLSVLDQSPLRKGGSARQAVLETIELAKLADELGYTRYWVSEHHNIQGLAGSTPEVLISHLAGVTKKIRVGSGGVMLPNHSALKVAENFRMLETLFPGRIDLGLGRASGSDRLTASILNPGAQFVRNDFGQQLLDLQCFLTDRAEEDSIQTKVKAIPKADTVPELWILTSSGESGLLAAHFGLALSFAHFINPIGGPNAVKAYRERFRPSETLAFPNASLGIFVLCAETEKKAEELQAVMDRQLLNIGKGISEGVTSYEEVIQTEYSDFEKAVILQNRGRMVAGTPDKVKEDIIRLTKEYEVEEVVVTTITFDFEDRLRSYRLLANAFDLKPAVSI; encoded by the coding sequence ATGAAGTTGAGTGTTTTAGATCAATCACCTCTTCGCAAAGGAGGTTCCGCGAGACAGGCCGTTTTGGAAACGATTGAACTCGCTAAGTTAGCGGATGAACTCGGCTATACCCGATATTGGGTATCAGAACATCATAATATTCAAGGACTCGCCGGTTCTACGCCGGAAGTTTTGATCTCTCATCTTGCCGGAGTGACGAAAAAGATTCGGGTCGGCTCGGGAGGTGTGATGCTTCCGAACCACAGTGCGCTAAAAGTCGCTGAGAATTTTAGAATGTTGGAAACTCTGTTTCCCGGAAGAATCGACTTAGGTTTAGGAAGAGCCTCGGGGAGCGATCGACTGACAGCATCGATTTTAAATCCGGGAGCTCAATTTGTTCGAAACGATTTCGGACAACAACTCTTAGATCTACAATGTTTTCTAACCGATCGCGCTGAGGAAGATTCGATTCAGACGAAGGTAAAAGCGATTCCGAAGGCAGATACGGTGCCGGAATTGTGGATTCTTACTTCGAGCGGTGAGAGTGGCCTTCTTGCGGCTCATTTCGGATTAGCACTTTCTTTTGCGCATTTTATCAACCCTATAGGTGGACCCAATGCAGTGAAAGCATATAGAGAGCGGTTTCGTCCGTCCGAAACATTAGCTTTCCCGAATGCAAGCTTGGGCATTTTTGTCCTCTGTGCAGAGACGGAGAAAAAAGCAGAAGAATTACAAGCGGTAATGGATCGTCAATTGTTGAACATCGGAAAAGGAATCAGCGAGGGAGTGACGTCTTACGAAGAAGTGATTCAAACTGAATATTCCGACTTTGAAAAAGCGGTGATTCTTCAGAATCGTGGAAGGATGGTTGCCGGAACTCCCGATAAAGTTAAGGAAGATATCATTCGACTAACAAAAGAATACGAAGTAGAAGAGGTTGTCGTGACGACGATCACTTTTGACTTTGAAGATAGACTTCGTTCTTACCGTCTTCTTGCAAACGCCTTTGATCTAAAGCCGGCAGTTTCTATTTAA
- a CDS encoding helix-turn-helix domain-containing protein, translated as MNQKRVGQILREAREEKKLSVKDVAKETNISVKYILALETEDYSQFPGETFTMGFLKNYGSYLKLDTGQLINLYRGEKIEESQAPLEELTRPTTSYYSKINVDKNKIFTIAAVLVILICAYILIDVATDSSSGDDAVEESGKKLDIPENIDFSSRSIPDNRSESFILTPDKGVSFSVSNQQCKLFIDSVEKGGAVNTAVLAFNVYPELSVYKFRLSEGQEKVLSYTIPEISSLRRNVRIIAQAVTENSAKVLVTLSEEEQKPESAVDTTKTLGDVPIQVTLFFSKASYAEFIIDGQMGFRGLVQAGENRSLEAKDRLELKVGDGSAVEMIQNGKPKITLGRPGKLVKKIFVKTQNPYDSTQSVIRELGE; from the coding sequence TTGAATCAGAAAAGAGTAGGACAGATTCTCCGCGAAGCGAGAGAAGAAAAAAAGTTAAGCGTAAAAGACGTAGCGAAAGAAACAAACATTTCGGTGAAGTATATCCTCGCACTCGAAACGGAGGATTATTCCCAGTTTCCCGGTGAAACCTTCACCATGGGATTCTTAAAAAATTACGGAAGTTATCTCAAACTGGACACGGGACAGTTGATCAACTTGTATCGTGGTGAAAAAATCGAAGAGTCTCAAGCTCCTCTCGAAGAACTCACACGTCCAACAACTTCTTATTATTCTAAAATCAACGTGGATAAGAATAAGATCTTTACGATCGCGGCGGTTCTTGTCATTCTGATCTGCGCTTATATCCTCATCGACGTTGCGACCGATTCTTCTTCCGGCGACGACGCAGTGGAAGAATCCGGTAAAAAACTGGACATCCCCGAAAACATCGACTTCTCTTCTCGTTCGATCCCGGATAATAGAAGCGAATCTTTTATTCTCACACCGGACAAGGGAGTCAGTTTTTCCGTCAGCAACCAACAGTGTAAGCTCTTCATCGACTCCGTGGAAAAGGGCGGGGCAGTAAACACCGCCGTTCTTGCTTTTAACGTCTATCCGGAACTCAGCGTATATAAATTCCGTCTGAGCGAAGGACAGGAAAAGGTTCTCAGTTATACGATTCCAGAAATCTCAAGCCTGAGACGCAACGTAAGAATCATCGCACAAGCCGTGACGGAAAACTCCGCTAAGGTTCTGGTAACTCTCAGCGAAGAAGAACAAAAACCGGAGAGCGCAGTAGACACCACTAAGACGTTAGGCGACGTTCCGATTCAAGTGACACTTTTTTTTAGCAAAGCCAGTTACGCCGAATTCATCATCGACGGACAGATGGGATTCCGAGGTCTTGTACAGGCGGGTGAGAATCGAAGCCTCGAAGCAAAGGATCGTCTCGAACTCAAAGTAGGGGACGGTTCCGCTGTGGAAATGATTCAGAACGGAAAACCGAAGATCACACTGGGACGTCCCGGAAAACTCGTAAAGAAGATCTTCGTAAAAACGCAAAACCCTTATGATAGTACACAGTCCGTCATCAGGGAGCTGGGAGAATAG
- a CDS encoding LolA family protein — protein MKKTIILSFCFLFLTLESSLWAQPAHNWNSPSEVVKQVKKKFSDLNSYKADFQIQTVSNKKSKNMRGVCLYKKGGRIRYQFSDPSGDEIVSDGKTLYIYIARLNAVGKQDLTLNKSNKSGPIFSSFTDEGLSRIFRKYHYKFDSIEQPQVSPKDGRKYFVLNLEQREKVGGFETMLLFVDAQTYFIQKAVASDGRGKETTVEFTNIETNPDLEDGQFNFHISGNAKIVNNPLVSEQ, from the coding sequence ATGAAAAAAACAATCATTCTCTCTTTTTGTTTCTTATTTTTAACCTTAGAATCCTCTCTCTGGGCCCAACCGGCTCATAACTGGAATTCTCCTTCCGAAGTTGTAAAGCAGGTGAAGAAGAAGTTTAGCGATCTGAATTCCTACAAAGCGGATTTCCAGATCCAAACCGTTTCCAATAAAAAAAGTAAAAATATGAGAGGGGTCTGTCTTTATAAAAAAGGTGGAAGAATCCGCTATCAATTCAGCGATCCTTCCGGAGATGAGATCGTCTCCGACGGAAAAACTCTCTACATCTATATCGCACGACTGAACGCGGTCGGAAAACAGGATCTTACATTAAATAAATCGAATAAATCCGGACCGATCTTTTCCAGTTTTACGGACGAAGGTCTTTCTCGAATTTTTAGAAAGTATCACTACAAGTTCGATTCCATAGAACAACCTCAGGTTTCACCAAAAGACGGACGCAAATACTTCGTCCTCAATTTAGAACAAAGAGAAAAGGTCGGCGGTTTTGAGACGATGCTTCTCTTTGTCGACGCACAGACCTACTTTATCCAAAAAGCGGTCGCGAGCGACGGAAGAGGAAAAGAAACTACAGTAGAATTTACGAATATAGAAACAAATCCCGATTTGGAAGACGGTCAGTTCAATTTTCATATTAGCGGAAACGCAAAAATCGTAAACAACCCTCTTGTGTCGGAACAATAA
- a CDS encoding FtsK/SpoIIIE family DNA translocase gives MESKDLKPAWNLQNGKKILPYVLLFSGIILTLSLGSFDAGEQGIQNNFFGRLGFYLSYGMFFMFGAASFLPGLFAIGLGSLRLVKDEFDLTNRLFSLPVFLFCFTVTLQVTGHVSTIPFASQGGFVGQLLSSGLEFIFGSTGKILIHLVFYFYGFILLLNESPLHFLGRVLGTAGAKYREGFQSGFGKGGATLGSLFQSAVEKIQKKETSPPWFASLNSGDHSPEELFQQMNSHKKSSRRIEPSPLQTALHSTFGKEGRLSDLLSKVDSGSLVSQESSRIRFQNQGAFSGNFEEEGKVFRFQSVSSSLSEKIREEKRFQESSSSWEIIDFRTSETANPFTKKERTIAIVSPPKKEETFPSLEKEEEWIEDSSEEVREELYEETMGEEESDEEESDESSVEALEESFEEIEEVEEFGEEKKFVPLSPIEKVVPSFEKKEPRLEQTLPFPPVTLIPEVKSKRSIYHVPLKSLKTTTTKIQDPLFKIESDKVARKIEEIIRQYGYESQVVSMERGPIITRYELTPPPGVKLGRITSLADELRLYLAVKNIRIVAPIPGKSTIGIEVPNTIREDVFLGDILHQNLSLRPKKDLSILIGKDISGKLVSIDLNKLPHLLVAGTTGSGKSVCLNSMISSLVVHLSPEEVRFIMIDPKMVELTLYEDIPHLLMPVITDPKKATRALAWAIQEMEARYHSVSKLKCRDFKTYNEKVEQGAHRDGYKKMPYIVIFIDELADLMMVSGKDLEDAITRITQKSRAVGIHLIMATQRPSVDVITGLIKANCPARMAFHVAQKTDSKIILDQNGAESLLGKGDFLYKSPTAADLVRIQSPYVSEEEIEKIVEEARKFGKPSYVDFDLDEEPESATIDEEDEELFEQAWEIVRSDRKASASYLQRRMRIGYNKAARLMELMEERGYVSAQIGSKGREILK, from the coding sequence ATGGAATCCAAAGACCTCAAACCAGCCTGGAATTTACAGAATGGAAAGAAGATTCTTCCCTATGTCCTCCTTTTTTCCGGGATTATTCTTACCCTTTCCTTGGGATCCTTCGACGCAGGAGAGCAAGGGATTCAAAATAACTTCTTTGGAAGACTCGGATTCTATCTTTCTTACGGAATGTTCTTTATGTTCGGAGCCGCTTCGTTTCTTCCCGGACTTTTTGCGATCGGGCTCGGATCCCTTCGTCTTGTGAAAGACGAGTTTGACTTAACGAACAGACTCTTCTCGCTTCCCGTTTTCTTATTCTGTTTTACGGTTACTCTTCAAGTGACTGGGCATGTTTCTACGATTCCTTTTGCTTCTCAGGGAGGATTCGTTGGACAATTACTTTCTTCGGGACTGGAATTCATCTTCGGTTCGACGGGAAAAATTCTTATCCATCTTGTTTTCTATTTCTATGGATTCATACTTTTGTTAAACGAATCGCCTCTCCATTTTTTAGGAAGAGTTCTTGGAACGGCGGGAGCAAAATACAGAGAAGGATTTCAATCCGGTTTCGGAAAGGGAGGGGCGACTCTTGGAAGTCTCTTTCAATCTGCGGTAGAGAAAATTCAAAAAAAAGAAACCAGTCCTCCTTGGTTTGCCTCCCTCAACAGCGGAGACCATTCTCCAGAGGAACTCTTTCAACAAATGAATTCTCATAAAAAAAGTTCACGAAGAATCGAACCATCCCCTTTGCAGACGGCTCTTCATTCTACTTTTGGAAAAGAGGGGAGACTCTCGGATCTTCTCTCGAAAGTGGACTCCGGATCTCTCGTCTCTCAGGAAAGTTCCAGAATTCGTTTTCAGAATCAAGGCGCTTTCTCCGGAAATTTCGAGGAAGAAGGAAAGGTCTTTCGTTTTCAATCCGTCTCTTCTTCACTTTCCGAAAAGATCAGAGAGGAGAAGCGTTTTCAAGAATCCTCTTCCAGTTGGGAAATAATAGATTTCCGAACTTCGGAAACAGCTAACCCCTTCACAAAAAAAGAAAGGACGATCGCGATCGTATCTCCTCCGAAAAAAGAGGAAACTTTTCCTTCTTTGGAAAAAGAAGAAGAATGGATTGAAGATTCTTCAGAAGAAGTGAGAGAAGAACTTTATGAGGAAACGATGGGCGAGGAAGAATCGGATGAAGAAGAATCAGACGAATCTTCGGTAGAGGCTCTGGAAGAATCCTTTGAAGAAATTGAGGAAGTGGAAGAGTTTGGGGAGGAGAAAAAATTCGTTCCCCTTTCTCCGATCGAGAAGGTGGTTCCAAGTTTTGAAAAGAAAGAACCTAGGTTGGAACAGACACTCCCTTTTCCTCCGGTGACATTGATCCCGGAAGTAAAGTCGAAACGTTCCATCTATCACGTTCCTCTTAAGAGTTTGAAGACGACGACTACAAAGATTCAAGATCCTCTTTTTAAGATCGAATCTGATAAGGTCGCAAGGAAGATCGAGGAGATCATTCGTCAATACGGATACGAATCCCAGGTTGTTTCTATGGAAAGAGGGCCAATCATCACTCGTTACGAACTCACACCTCCACCCGGAGTAAAGCTCGGAAGAATCACTTCTCTTGCGGACGAGCTCCGTCTTTATCTCGCGGTGAAAAACATTCGGATCGTTGCACCGATTCCTGGAAAATCCACGATCGGGATTGAAGTCCCGAATACGATTCGAGAAGACGTCTTTCTCGGAGACATTCTCCATCAAAATCTAAGCCTGAGACCGAAGAAGGATCTTTCGATTCTCATAGGAAAGGATATTTCCGGAAAGTTAGTCAGCATTGATCTCAATAAATTACCGCACCTCCTCGTAGCGGGAACGACTGGTTCCGGAAAATCGGTATGTTTGAATTCTATGATCTCTTCGCTTGTCGTTCATCTTTCCCCGGAAGAAGTTCGTTTTATCATGATCGATCCGAAGATGGTGGAGCTTACGCTCTACGAAGACATTCCTCATCTTCTTATGCCCGTGATTACCGATCCGAAAAAAGCGACTCGCGCGCTGGCATGGGCGATCCAAGAAATGGAAGCACGTTATCATTCGGTCTCGAAACTCAAGTGTAGAGATTTTAAAACCTATAACGAGAAAGTGGAGCAGGGCGCTCACAGAGATGGTTACAAGAAGATGCCTTATATCGTGATCTTCATAGACGAGCTTGCGGATCTGATGATGGTTTCCGGAAAAGATCTCGAAGACGCGATCACGAGAATCACACAGAAGTCTCGTGCGGTCGGAATCCATTTGATCATGGCGACACAACGTCCTTCCGTCGATGTGATCACAGGTCTTATCAAAGCAAACTGTCCTGCGAGAATGGCGTTCCATGTTGCGCAGAAGACGGATTCTAAAATTATCTTGGATCAAAACGGAGCGGAATCTCTTCTCGGAAAAGGGGACTTTCTTTATAAGTCTCCGACCGCCGCCGATCTCGTGAGAATCCAATCTCCTTATGTTTCCGAAGAAGAAATAGAGAAGATCGTGGAAGAAGCGAGGAAGTTTGGAAAACCTTCCTATGTGGATTTCGATCTGGATGAGGAACCGGAGAGCGCGACGATCGATGAAGAAGACGAAGAACTCTTTGAACAGGCTTGGGAGATCGTTCGTTCGGATCGGAAAGCCTCCGCGAGTTATCTTCAGAGGAGGATGAGGATCGGTTATAATAAGGCCGCTCGTCTTATGGAACTCATGGAAGAACGCGGATACGTGAGCGCACAGATCGGCTCGAAGGGAAGAGAGATTCTTAAGTAA
- the dut gene encoding dUTP diphosphatase: MKISVKKIKPNAELPSLQTTHSAGYDVHACLDSNLILEPGKVFLIPTGLSFAIPPEYHFEIRPRSGFSTKNRILIPNSPGTIDSDYRGELMIPLLNLGDSPFVVEHGMRIAQLLIRRTWYSEWELVEEFSDQTERGAGGFGSTGA; the protein is encoded by the coding sequence ATGAAAATTTCAGTGAAAAAAATAAAACCGAATGCGGAGCTTCCATCACTACAGACGACTCATTCCGCAGGATACGATGTGCACGCCTGTCTGGATTCGAATCTGATCCTCGAACCAGGAAAGGTTTTTCTGATTCCCACTGGACTTTCTTTCGCAATTCCCCCGGAATACCATTTTGAAATTCGTCCTAGATCCGGTTTTTCAACAAAGAATCGAATTCTGATTCCGAATTCTCCCGGGACGATCGATAGCGACTACCGAGGCGAACTGATGATTCCTCTTCTTAATTTGGGAGATTCTCCTTTCGTTGTCGAACACGGGATGAGAATTGCTCAACTACTCATTCGTAGAACCTGGTATTCGGAATGGGAACTCGTCGAAGAATTTTCGGACCAGACGGAAAGAGGCGCGGGCGGATTTGGTTCAACGGGCGCCTAA